The window GGGATGGGTCTTTCCAGTTAGCCAGCTGTGACAGCTCCACACCTTTGAAAGTGATTCCATTCTGCCCCTTCATAATGCATCAGAACAAATTCCAGGATGCTCCACCCAATTATCAAGCACACTAGTCTTAAGCTATTATCAATGCACTCTCTTACCATTGATATCTTCTTATCAACCAAATTTTTGGTACTAAAAATTTCTTCTtgaaacttttttataaaatttgattgaTGGAGAAGCCTAATCTGATATATATGGAATTTCATAGTCTTCCTTTATCGATCCTGCCTTCAATTTATTCATGCATGATTCACATATGATGAAACTAGAAGGTATGACTGAATTCTTATATGGATGGTACATGTGAGGCATTGTGAATAGCTGCATtaataaacttttttctttaattttctgtCAAAATTCTAATAATGGAATGAAGTGATTGCAGACATCGAGGCCCGACTACAATCAGATTCTTGTAAAGAAGCCTGGTGGACCGGATTGGTGGCCTTACTAGAAGCTTTCATGGAGATTCTGAAGACCATATTTATTAAAGATCCAGGATATTCAGCTACAATTAGTAGTTCACTAGTTAGTTCTTCCTGTATGTAATTCCCACATGAAATCAGAAGATGAAATAATGTGAATATGCTGTCAGAATTTGAGGACTTGGTTGCAGTTCTTTCAAAAACAATGAAATCTTGTTTCTAAGGGGATATTGATCGAGTTAGTGTGTACTTTTTCTTATCGACTGGCTGCCCGTCTCTGTTACTTTTAAGCTATCATGTGTCTTTCGAGACCCGCAATTTCTTGCTAAGAAATCGTTCTTATTTGTTTCTTGGTCCTTTTGATGttgaaaaaaaagttatagAGGAACTAGTTAGtctgttttgattttatataacgtcccattttcttatgtttaataACATAAGGTTTAaaccaattaaaattaaaaataacttgaagACCCTGAGTCCAGCTAGAGATAGAAATTTGACTAATTATTAGTGGGGCAATTTGGGTGGGTTGACCCGACCCAACCCAAATTCAATCGGACATTTGTATGGGTTTGGAcactcatttttaatattcgGATTGGACTTCTTaggttaggtttttttttaatccgaGCACAATTTGATCTAAACTTTGGACAATTCAAGTCTAATTCGaatccaatttaatatttttataatagatattatcctatataatcatattgattttctttttctatttttaataaaaaaaagccatcaaattatattatatcatatatatttttttctatataaatttatatttatttttttattactgttttgaaattttgtcttatttattatttaaattttcatataaataaatttaaaaagttttttaaaaaatattataaattaaatttgaattatgcAACAAGACCAATTTGAGTCTAATTTAAATAACTCAAACTCAACTTGagtttataaaaatgaaattgggtTGGACTGAAATTTGGGTTGAGTTGAAATCGggttgattgtttcttaatttgtgTTGGTCTTAGGTTAGTCATCAATTTGACCAATCCGCTCAAGTTGCAACCTTACTAATTATTTatggatttaaatttttttattttattttgattctttttaaaataattatctttagcatttaatattttttataataatatctaACTTTCTTTAAATATTGTCCAACCCTATCATATTCAAGTGCTAAAAAATGTtgggatttatttttatttaatttgaaagctacgaaataattaaattattattatttttttcttcaacccTTCACCTGTTCTCCACTTTCTAGTCccataaaaatggaaaaaggtgAATCAAACTACTGCAAATTGATCGGAGGGAGACATGATTTGGAGGAGCCCTGTTTCAGCTGAACCTCAAATTCTGCTTGTCattgataagaaagaaagagcaCAATTTCCTCACGCAGAGACTATTATTTATATGGTAATTAAGCAACGGGAAATAAAACTACAAAGGGACTCCATTAACAGCTGTGCAAATACGTCGGATCTCTCCTTGTGAACCCGTCTTCACTCCAATGTTACCCATCTTCACCATTGCCTCTGCAAAGTCCTGCCCAAATGCAGAACTCCCGCGCTGCCCAATGTAGGAGTCCACCACCCGCTTGGTTGCTCTGTCATCGTAAAGCCTAGCATCACTCTCTATCACTGCTAATCCATCCCTGATATTCCTCAATATCTGAACATCAAACGTTTCTTCAGTCACCGGATCAAGTGGTAGTCGGACATTGATATCTCCCCGAAACGGGCACTTGGCCTTTAGTTTTGGGAGGAAGTCAGGGTCGATTGCAGGATCCGAGCCACCGCCTCGGGTGAAGTTGTAGAGTCTCGTCTCTATGAAGAAGCATGCAGTTGTCCCAATGGTGTGCGCAGctgaaaaagaaggaaaaaaaaaacaaaaaaaaacaaaaatggttaCAAAGAATTCAGTTTGGGGGAGGGGGCTGCATAATATACCACTGAGAAGAACAAGGTCTCTATCTGAAAGACCCTTTTGCCTGAACTTTGATTTGAGAAGTTGGATGGAATCACCGGCTTCTGGGATGTTGGCAGCATGGGATATATCTGAGACCCGGCCATCTCTCCGGCCGGTTGGCACCTGATAAAATGGCCCATTTCTCTGCATCATATCAAGCACAGCACCAGAaattaacaagaaaaatgattgaTGATTTATATGAAGAAATTAAAGATACCTGAGAAATTAATTCACACAACATATATACCAAGAACACAGCATCTCTGGCAGCCAAAGCCACTATGTCTGAGCAAGAAACCACTCCTTTGCAAACCCTTTCGAGCATTGCCTTGGCTTTATCTATCACATCAAAACCACCAAGACCTTGGTTACCAGTTGCCATTCTCTCGCCTGCGTTCCCATTATCAATCAGAATCGATCCGTCACAGCCCTATATATAACAACAATCCAACAAGTATTTTCATTAAGAAGTTCTGATGCtaattgagaaagaaagaggagatcATCACCTCAACCATGCAGTCATGGAACTGCATCCTAAGCAATAGTGCAGGGGTCCTGGGGTTAGAGAGGGTAGCTTCTCTAACAACAGAGCTGACAATGGATTCGGCTTGGGGACATGTTCGAGAGTAGAATCCCACTCTGAGCTCGCCTTGTGAAAACCCTATAGGATGAATACAACATAAACTCATAAGAAACAGAATGATTAGACCACACTTTGAACTGTAAATGGGCATTTTGAAAGGTGAGAACCCCATGGCCAAGTAGAAAAAGAGATCAAGAGGGACGAAATAGTGTAGAAAATGAAGGCTGATGAACCCCTAAATATGTATCAGCTTTTACGTGCAATGTGTCCAAAAACTGCATGTCTCCAATTTTCTTCAATCCTTTCTCCaccatttttttggcttttatgGGTAATTCTTGCTTCCTACTCTTTCACttcctttatttattctttactGTCTTTTGGTATCCCACTGGAAAGCAGAAGCTGCAAAAATCTATATAAACTTAGAAGTTGCTTTGCCCTCTGACCAAGCGCCAACATGAATCATAGCATCCTCTATTTAGCTTTTGAAATATGAGAAGAAAATCTGTCTGTTTTGCGTGTACCTCTGGTCTGAAAGACATATAAAACTTTTCAATTATGATGAGGTGCTTCAGAAACTAATCAAAATGAGTACTCTcctagcattaaaaaaaaagcactTGGAAAGAAATCATTTTGTATCATAAAGACtggtatttttgaattttatcaaCATGATTATGTATACGGTTGATGTCTGTTGAAGGGGTAATTATGAGCCACCCCTACATGCACATGGGTCCAAGGAGAAAAGCCTAAATGACAAAGGTCCTGAATGGTATTTAGGATGTATCTGGCTGTGCTTTGCACAGAGACTCCATTAAGGGAGGGAGACAAGAATGGTAAGGTTTGAAACTGCCATCTCTACCCATTTGGTGGACTTGACTCATGGCACACCCTGTCTTTAGAAGGTAGCAGTTGGCAAAAGTCGAAGTGAAGCCCCTTTTTGACTCTTGCAAATGGCTAATGGGCGCCCCCTTCTCTCCTATTATctccattatttttttactcAGAGGGCTGGTTTGGAGATGCCAGAAGGGCATTCACACTGCTTTCTTCTATTTCCAAAGATTAATCCTATTACATTCATCAACTCCTCTAGTCcaccaagaaaaaaaaggcaGGAAACATAGCATTGTTGGAAGGGGgcattaattttcatgtttttcttgaAAACCAAACGCTTGCTGTGCATGGACTTTTGTCTAGTTTTAGGGGCCAACGGCTTAATGGGGCATTGGTTTGGCAgtagaaacaaacaaaaattgaaacagAACGTTGACACTTGATGGCCAAGAGAAAACAAAACCGATGTGATTTTGACTTAAGTGATAAAACGACACTGAAATTCACATGCCATGCCAAGTAGGGAATTAAATGGAACTATTGGGTCCAAAGACAACACTTCTATGTTCTTTACAATAAAAAGTCGTTTTCTACTTCACAAAACTCATTTAACAAAATTTCGACAAAGAAACAGTTTTGGTTTCAAAAACAgggtttttaagaacaaatttgaggtgtttcaattgttttatatactttaaaacttttatattatatatggaTGTACAATGTATTCATGGAGAATTAATAAATTGAGAATTATTTAaattctacttttaaaaattaatgagaaGTTTTTTCGAGAATTGtttatgaaaacaatttttttaagaataattttataatatgctCTTAGATAGATGTATAATTTGTCAGATTTCGAATAGGAACATGAATGGTATAGGTTagttaaaatcatattttcaagttttgatgatagtttttgaaaacccaAATAGTCCCAtggttttttaagtttaaaataaaaacataaattccATGAAAATGTTGATAAAgacatcaataaaatttaaaactagttATAACAagtaatttcaaaatatgaaaattttgaataaaatttgataaataataaagtagTCGTGGTATCATATTAATGAATGACGGGAGAAGAAGGGTTAACCTTTTCTATTTAATGTGGACtttatggaaggaaatgaatgaAAGAGTTTTCAATGATGTCGAGCGGTCTAATCaaactatttatatatatatatatattgtgaattGAGTTAGAGTGTATACAGAAGATCACACTTTAACAACAATTGACTTTATAGATTGGTTGTTtgttaagtaattttttttttgtttagtctCTTTATTACCTAGTTTTTTGGGGTATTATTTGTATACTTTATGCATACCGTTTTTGTCATTTTTAGGCATTTCTAATAGAAGCCCTTTATTTacctatctatctatctatctatatatatatatatatatatatatatatatatatcatattaaagAAAGACaatcatcatttaaaaaatgaatatcaaatactaatatggaaaataatttatcggattaatatcatatttcctctattttattcctatataatttcatttgattttaatttctatatctTACCATTTAAAAGAAGTAAATTTACCTATGCATAaccttcatatatttttatgcCATTTTTACATGTGAAGCACTTAGAATTCTACTAGTGTTTCAAAAAATTTGTGGGCCTTTTATCACTGATTCCCCTTTTCATTATAATCATTGAGTTGCCTATATAAGgagattttaaaagtataaGATATGATTTAACATAACACAATTtgctttatttctattaaaataatttgaaaaataagttaTCACATTTTCATTAATGACCGGAGATCCTTTTAGAAgtcatattaaatttagtaatcTAGCAAAAAAATTAGTGTGTTTgtaaatcatttatttttggaaaatactaaTGTACCATCCGTGGTACCTACCCAAATCCAAATCTGGACAACTAAATATATAAGATGAAATCTATATTATTACATGATGGTACAAACAATTTGAATAAGGATACGAAGTTACAAATAAATGTGATTGAAGTATAAAATGCACGATGCCACTTGATTGATGGTacctttatttataaaaagaaaaagaaaaaaagagagtatATTTCGATACTATAAATTCTTCCATTACCTTTTACTAAGTATTCgagttttctcttctttagTCATTTTGAATAGCACTAGCTGCcatgtaaataatttaattaattgagCATGAAACCATAATATCACATTCTCTCGGAGAAAAAAATATCCCCCGGGCCCCATTTCAAGACATCATTTCAATGCTTTCTATGAACATCATTgagaatatataatatttaactagATTAATGAAGTTAATTGATTTGTGTATTTGGTTACAAATCGAGTCGTGTATTTGACTTTTACTTTCTTTACTTTATACTAGCCCACAACtacctttaatatatattcatatttttatttaagaacattatttctcaaataaattataaaacatcaatAGTTCAATTTGGTGgcagttttttaaaataattaaaaaaaatagtttttgaaaattgttttatgatgtttaTTGAACAAAAGTCTGTATcgaacttgtttttaatatttttaaatatgttctaaatttttttatatattatatactattttatttaaaaaaaaaaaaaaacgattaaaagatgttatctgaaaatactttaatttttattcttaagaattattcttaaaaataagggatataaaatagtttttttattacctaacatgtttttttggttttttatgaaaaactgTTTTGAAATCAGTTACCAAACAAGCCTTGACTTATCCAAATATTGTAAATTAGATATTTGGTCTCGGCCCTATTTTTTCATAGTCGAAGCTCTGAAATTGAAAACCCAACATAGGCAGCATTGTCCGTAAGGCGGTCGCAGCCCCACACAAGCCCCCGACACCTCCTTACTTACCAGCCTATTAATCCCAAGTTCCCGATATCCTTTTAGGGTTCTCAATTACTGAAAGATCCACACCATGCCTCGCCGGAGACACGACGACGACGACGATGATCTGGAGCCCGAGGAAGATGATGTTCTCGACGACGACGAAGATTACGAGGACGAGGACGTCGGAGTCGGTTCAAGTCGCAAGAGGTCGAGATCTGCGTTTATAGATGATGTTGCCGAGGAGGACGACGACGAGGATGACGACGACGACGATGAGGATTTTGGAGGTGCTCGTCGCGGCAGCCACCGGGCCAAGAGGCGGTCTGGCTCCGAGTTTCTGGACCTTGAAGCTGCGGTCGACAGTGAtgaggaagaggaggaggaagacGGCGAGGACGGTTAGGGTTTATTCTTTTTGTGCTTTTGgatgtttttctcattttttattgatgaaaatgtttttggaaTTAAAGCTTGATGGTTGAACTTTTTGCATGTGATACTCTAGTGTTTTTATAATCTGGCAATGTTAGGGTTGAATTAGGTCTATTTGTTATGGAGACTAGGAATCTGGGAATTAGAAATAGTAGTCAGCATTCGAAATCACTGGATATGAGATGAATTGAGGCAAGACTCTTGGGTTTAGATGTTCGATTAAGTTGAATGCTGGACTTTTTCTCTTTAGAACTAAACCTAACCGGAAACTAAGAGATGatagaaagcaaaaaatcttcatcatcaaattttaaaaccttctatgaatttattaacttaaatctTGGTTATAAAATGAAGAACTGATGGCATCGCGGGTTTAGAATTATATATGTCTttactatttttcatttctgGGGTGGTCTTTGAAGGATAAATTTTACGTGTACTGGGATTATGTTTTGGGTCCCCTTTTCCCTCTCAGGCTTTTACAATTGTGCATAATCAAGGTGCCAAACAtgtacacacatatatatatatatgcgtgtgtgtgtgtgtgtgtgtgtgttacaTTTTTCCCCTGCTTCATGTGGTATCAtacttgttttgttttgttcctTTTGGTTTTCCAATTTTTGGGTGGACTTGACATGATGCACAGCTTGGATTTAGAAATAATGTGATGGTAGCTTTAAAGCAAAAACCGGAATTCAAACTAGCAACAACAGAGAACATgccaaacaaaataatgaaaaacttACTGAGATATGATGCTTAATTAAGTAGGAGATTGAATGTTCTTTCCTTATGACAGTTCTGCACCCACAGTTTATCCTTGCCATCAAATTGTGATTTGAATAAGGTTATCTGCCTTCTTCAATTTGGTTTGCTTTTCGGACTTGTGTGTAAAACTTTTATGTTTACTTGGGtgtcttattttaatttgttttttactttcctgataaatatattattattttgtattgagAGGGGTTGGAATGGAACCATTCACCTTAGGAGCCAACAAATTATAAAGAGTAGCATGAAATTTGTTCCAAATGCTCTGTTGTTTGAATACTTTGACTTTGAACTATGGAAGTTTCTATTGGatctcatatttttcatttactgtTTTACACTTGGCCAGCATTTTCTTTGATCCACTGATTGATCTATGGTCTTATCATGCAGATTTCATTGTTGATGCTGGAGCTGAATTACCTGATGAAGATGATGGTCAGAGGATGCGTCGTCGCCCCTTGCTGCCACAAGAAGATGAGCAAGAAGATTTTGAGGCTCTAGAGAGAAAGATTCAGGAAAGATATGGTAAGTCAAGTCATGCAGAATATGATGAGGAGACCACGGAGGTAGAACAGCAAGCTCTTTTGCCATCTGTTAGGGATCCTAAGTTGTGGATGGTGAAATGTGCGGTATGATTAtcattttctgattttaataTAACTCGGTACTTTATATCTGTTCCTTCTATATCTGTATGGTTTTTGGCAGAATCTGTCATTAATTCTCTGTTGATGTATGGTAGATTGGTCATGAGCGAGAGGCAGCTGTTTGCCTAATGCAGAAATCCATTGATAAAGGACCTGAGGTGCAGATCAGGTCTGCTATTGCCCTAGATCAtctaaaaaactatatatatattgaagctGACAAAGAAGCTCATGTGAAGGAGGTATGTCATGATGGGCAATGCATATCTCTTGTGTAACAGAAAATTGGAACAAGCCCAAAATGATGAGTTATACAGTAATGTCATGATTGAAAATTGATTTCTCTTATCTCTTTCTCCCCCTGCTTCAGGCATGCAAAGGTCTACGCAACATATATGCCCAGAAAGTAATGCTTGTTCCGATTAGAGAAATGACTGATGTACTTTCTGTTGAAAGCAAAGCAGTTGATCTTTCTAGGAATACTTGGGTCAGAATGAAGATTGGGACATATAAAGGAGATCTGGCAAAAGTATCTATCATACCATTCATACCTATAAAATATCTATCATACCATTCATACCTATAAAacaatatcattatttatttatttattttatactaacTTGAAGGTCTCTTTCTATAGGTAGTTGATGTGGACAATGTGCGACAGAGAGTTACTGTGCAACTAATTCCAAGAATTGACTTGCAAGCTCTTGCAAATAAGCTGGTATTTATTCATTACCCATTATTTCATATTGATTGGTTAAGGAAGTTGCATTTTGCTTTGGTCTAACATTCATGTTCAATTGCATTGATTTGTTTGTATCTGATAATGACTACAAGGGAACTCCATAATTGTTGCAGGAAGGTAGAGAAGTTGTGACAAAGAAGGCCTTTAAACCTCCTCCACGTTTTATGAATGTTGAGGAAGCTAGGTaaattttgctttatttggTTCATCACAATTGCATATCAATATATGCTTATTATACCCTATTTTATGTGGAATTGGGCCTGCATTTTAGGTAGGTGTATGTGTGTCAGATGATAATTGTGTTACTCTGCCAGATTGTTCCTTCGACTGATGGCCAACAGACATAACAGGATAAAATTTCTACATTTATACTTCCCGTTGAAGCATATTTTTGGGTGTCATATTCTTGTAAACTCACTTGTGGTAGGAGATGGACACACGGTTGAATCATCCATATTCCTTCATCCCCATGCAGCTTATCTCATTGGGCATGGCTAATTGACTGATATTTGTATGTAAATAGGGGGACTGATTCAGGATGTGCACTGAAAATTTTTTTAGTGAACTAGGAAGGTGTCTGTAGGCTTGTTACTAGTCATTCTGATGGGTGCTTGTTTGAGCCCATTTCTAACCATGTATTCCAGCAACCTCCAAGGGTCCTTTACTTGTGGTATTGTATGCAACTTGATTATTTCTGGCCTTCTAATGCTTTATGCTTTATGTTCAGAGAAATGCATATCCGTGTAGAGCGTAGGCGGGATCCGATGACTGGTGATTATTTCGAGAATATAGGTGGTATGATGTTCAAGGATGGTTTCTTGTATAAAACAGTGTCCATGAAATCAATTAGTGTTCAGAACATACAGCCCACATTTGATGAACTTGAGAAATTTCGAACACCTGGCGAGACTGGAGATGGTGATATGGCTAGTTTGTCAACTTTGTTTGCAAATAGAAAGAAAGGTCACTTCATGAAAGGTGATGCAGTTATTATAGTGAAGGGAgatctaaaaaatttgaagggaTGGGTTGAGAAGGTTGAGGAAGAGAATGTTCACATCAGACCAGAAATGAAGGGTCTTCCAGTAAGATCTAATTGAACTTTTGCTACGTTTTTCCATTTGGTTGGTGCAATGTGtgtggatttttttaatttttttgatccATTTCATTGTTTGCTTATTTTTCCACAGAAAACTCTTGCTGTAAATGAAAAAGAGCTATGCAAGTACTTTGAACCAGGGAATCATGTGAAGGTTGTCTCTGGCACACAGGAAGGTGCGACTGGTATGGTTGTTAAGGTTGAGGGCCATGTGCTCATCATTTTGTCCGATACAACCAAGGAACATGTAAGTGATCCATTCTTCTTTACTCCTAAGAATAAAGTCATGGTAGTTGTAGCTCTTTTACTGGGCTAATGATGCAATAAATTACATGAGTATCTGTTGTGAACAGCTTCGTGTGTTTGCTGATGATGTTGTGGAGAGCTCAGAGGTAACTTCTGGTGTCACTAGAATTGGGGACTATGAGCTTCATGATCTCGTGCTGCTGGAGTAAgcttctgtttttaagaactacTTTTATTTTGCTTTCCTTCATTTGAGgtcttatatatttaatttatttggagCAGCAATCTGAGCTTCGGTGTAATTATACGTGTTGAAAGTGAAGCTTTCCAGGTTAGTGATTGAAAGGATGCCTTGTGACTCTGTTGAATAGCCCTTGAATTTTCCCaactttatcaatttttttccaGGTTCTAAAGGGAGTTCCAGATAGACCTGAAGTGGTGCTTGTGAAGCTAAGAGAGATAAAATTCAAGATTGATAAGAGGGTAAATGTCCAAGATCGATTTAAGAACACGGTATCTGTAAAAGATGTTGTTAGAATTCTTGACGGACCTTGCAAAGTGAGTTCCCCATATCTTGCTTGATTTGTCTTA is drawn from Vitis riparia cultivar Riparia Gloire de Montpellier isolate 1030 chromosome 18, EGFV_Vit.rip_1.0, whole genome shotgun sequence and contains these coding sequences:
- the LOC117905432 gene encoding peroxidase 43-like, coding for MVEKGLKKIGDMQFLDTLHVKADTYLGVHQPSFSTLFRFSQGELRVGFYSRTCPQAESIVSSVVREATLSNPRTPALLLRMQFHDCMVEGCDGSILIDNGNAGERMATGNQGLGGFDVIDKAKAMLERVCKGVVSCSDIVALAARDAVFLRNGPFYQVPTGRRDGRVSDISHAANIPEAGDSIQLLKSKFRQKGLSDRDLVLLSAAHTIGTTACFFIETRLYNFTRGGGSDPAIDPDFLPKLKAKCPFRGDINVRLPLDPVTEETFDVQILRNIRDGLAVIESDARLYDDRATKRVVDSYIGQRGSSAFGQDFAEAMVKMGNIGVKTGSQGEIRRICTAVNGVPL
- the LOC117906721 gene encoding putative transcription elongation factor SPT5 homolog 1 translates to MPRRRHDDDDDDLEPEEDDVLDDDEDYEDEDVGVGSSRKRSRSAFIDDVAEEDDDEDDDDDDEDFGGARRGSHRAKRRSGSEFLDLEAAVDSDEEEEEEDGEDDFIVDAGAELPDEDDGQRMRRRPLLPQEDEQEDFEALERKIQERYGKSSHAEYDEETTEVEQQALLPSVRDPKLWMVKCAIGHEREAAVCLMQKSIDKGPEVQIRSAIALDHLKNYIYIEADKEAHVKEACKGLRNIYAQKVMLVPIREMTDVLSVESKAVDLSRNTWVRMKIGTYKGDLAKVVDVDNVRQRVTVQLIPRIDLQALANKLEGREVVTKKAFKPPPRFMNVEEAREMHIRVERRRDPMTGDYFENIGGMMFKDGFLYKTVSMKSISVQNIQPTFDELEKFRTPGETGDGDMASLSTLFANRKKGHFMKGDAVIIVKGDLKNLKGWVEKVEEENVHIRPEMKGLPKTLAVNEKELCKYFEPGNHVKVVSGTQEGATGMVVKVEGHVLIILSDTTKEHLRVFADDVVESSEVTSGVTRIGDYELHDLVLLDNLSFGVIIRVESEAFQVLKGVPDRPEVVLVKLREIKFKIDKRVNVQDRFKNTVSVKDVVRILDGPCKGKQGPVEHIYKGVLFIYDRHHLEHAGFICAKSHSCVVVGGSRSNADRSGDSFSRFANLRTPPRVPESPRRFPRGGRSMDSGGRHRGGRGHDSLVGSTIKIRQGPFKGYRGRVVDVNGQSVRVELESQMKVVTVDRNQISDNVAVATPYRDAPRYGMGSETPMHPSRTPLHPYMTPMRDVGATPIHDGMRTPMRDRAWNPYAPMSPPRDNWEEGNPASWVTTSPQYQPGSPPSRTYEAPTPGSGWASTPGGNYSEAGTPRDSTPAYANVPSPYLPSTPGGQPMTPNSVSYLPGTPGGQPMTPGTGVDVMSPIGGEQEGPWFMPDILVHIRRPGEENTLGVIREVLPDGTYRVGLGSSGGGEIVTVLHAEIDAVAPRKSDKIKIMGGAHRGATGKLIGVDGTDGIVKVDDTLDVKILDMVLLAKLVQP